Proteins co-encoded in one Pseudomonas fluorescens genomic window:
- a CDS encoding TcfC E-set like domain-containing protein encodes MFPMTPIAAALALLFCVGAVAAPELAGTTPRSLLAQAKGLPKDFEEHFFDVPLAVRVELDQQPLGETMIVLSRDDRLTLLEFTDTSENRFGAAEREKWASYLKPGVALGSCTGQCPEQMLAVHYNLENSLVSILTENAERDTEAKRFHEQPERGSTGLIVRNQLNLNGGQEQDLGGRFGLEASSSLGNWSQTFNMQLARLGGPDDQLYHAVYELHTQRELQGRFLRLGYFTPTSEGLTRQPRSFGTSPDTTVGVMYGSSDSLAIDLQNPSVYPIYVTANRQASVEIYRDGLLINTQSVPAGLQTLDTRPLPGGIYEVEVRLIEDGQTTSTTQELVYKPNNWRNPDERWRYNLFAGQETKLLSNWDKQASGDATAGASLNYLLHPRVILGMSARQVREKLQYGTSIDWTLASSTSVYANFYQTEDHGTGLDLQGLYNYGAGSLVISHNRSWLDTTDLYDTLPDGTRIRQRNVFVGQTSNSSLALNHRISRNSSLNARVSHSEGNVEGVGVDLGWTQRTTVFGSDSNWRLSVFDRPGSFSSGDARNRGVDLSLNVALGGPGQQVSGSIGTRTARDGSRDNNASLGYRKTLENHVLQSVAGTVITDTYGVGLNGQAYFSTDTINGDGFLQRSSYNGNYTGGLNLDSTVAIGAQQIVMTSQHQGRGAGMIVDVESDIDGIALRADDLSGGSAALRPGRNFIPLTAYKNSSVSFDFEGNDVPAASIEPTRTRYHLNKGGVEYRKIRVMKTLTVLGRLLDPHGRPLKGHHVINHASRGVSEVDGFFSMEMNAGSPTLEVRYADQLLCQFRLDPEQGRVENNVLMIGDLRCSPDTLADATFTDQKAG; translated from the coding sequence ATGTTCCCGATGACCCCCATCGCGGCTGCGCTTGCGTTGTTGTTTTGTGTTGGCGCAGTAGCGGCCCCCGAACTTGCCGGTACGACACCGCGTAGTTTGCTCGCGCAGGCCAAAGGTTTGCCGAAAGACTTCGAGGAGCACTTTTTTGATGTCCCTCTGGCCGTCCGGGTCGAGCTTGACCAACAGCCGCTGGGTGAAACGATGATCGTGCTGTCTCGCGATGACCGCCTCACCTTGCTTGAATTTACCGATACCAGCGAAAACCGTTTCGGCGCCGCCGAACGGGAAAAATGGGCGAGCTACCTCAAGCCCGGCGTAGCGCTTGGATCCTGCACCGGTCAATGCCCCGAGCAAATGCTGGCGGTGCATTACAACCTGGAAAACTCTTTGGTTTCCATCCTGACTGAAAATGCCGAGCGCGATACCGAGGCCAAGCGTTTTCACGAGCAGCCGGAACGAGGCAGTACCGGTCTGATCGTGCGCAACCAACTCAATCTGAACGGTGGCCAGGAGCAGGATCTGGGCGGTCGGTTCGGTCTGGAAGCCAGCAGCAGCCTGGGCAACTGGAGCCAGACGTTCAACATGCAGCTGGCCCGTCTCGGAGGCCCCGACGACCAGCTCTACCACGCCGTCTACGAGCTGCACACACAGCGCGAACTGCAAGGCCGTTTTCTGCGGCTGGGCTATTTCACGCCCACTTCGGAAGGCCTGACCCGTCAGCCGCGTTCTTTCGGCACCAGCCCCGATACCACCGTGGGCGTGATGTACGGCAGTTCCGACAGCCTGGCGATCGACTTGCAGAATCCCAGCGTCTACCCGATCTACGTCACCGCCAACCGTCAGGCATCGGTGGAAATCTACCGGGATGGACTGCTGATCAATACCCAGTCGGTGCCCGCCGGATTACAGACCCTGGACACCCGGCCATTGCCCGGTGGCATTTATGAGGTGGAGGTGCGCCTGATCGAAGATGGCCAGACCACCTCGACCACCCAGGAGCTGGTCTACAAGCCGAACAACTGGCGCAACCCCGATGAGCGCTGGCGCTACAACCTGTTTGCCGGTCAGGAGACCAAGTTGCTCAGCAACTGGGACAAGCAGGCCAGCGGTGATGCCACGGCCGGCGCTTCGCTCAACTACTTGCTGCACCCACGGGTCATCCTCGGGATGTCGGCGCGCCAGGTTCGGGAGAAACTGCAGTACGGCACTTCTATCGACTGGACTCTGGCCAGCAGCACCAGTGTGTACGCCAACTTCTACCAGACCGAAGACCACGGCACCGGCCTCGACCTGCAGGGCCTGTACAACTACGGCGCCGGCAGCCTGGTGATCAGCCACAACCGCAGCTGGCTGGACACCACCGATCTTTACGACACCTTGCCGGATGGCACGCGCATTCGTCAGCGCAATGTGTTCGTCGGGCAGACCAGCAACTCTTCGCTGGCGCTCAATCACCGTATCAGCCGCAACAGCTCGCTCAACGCCCGAGTGTCTCACAGTGAAGGCAATGTCGAGGGCGTCGGCGTTGACCTGGGCTGGACCCAACGCACCACCGTGTTCGGCAGTGATTCGAACTGGCGGTTGTCCGTGTTTGATCGCCCCGGCAGTTTTAGCAGCGGCGATGCGCGCAACCGGGGCGTTGACCTGAGTCTCAACGTGGCGCTGGGCGGCCCTGGCCAGCAGGTTTCCGGCAGCATCGGCACGCGCACGGCCCGCGATGGCAGCCGCGACAACAACGCCTCCCTTGGTTACCGCAAGACCCTTGAAAACCACGTACTGCAAAGCGTGGCGGGCACCGTGATCACCGACACTTACGGAGTCGGCTTGAACGGTCAGGCGTATTTCAGCACCGACACGATCAATGGCGATGGTTTCCTCCAGCGCTCGTCCTATAACGGTAATTACACCGGCGGCCTGAACCTCGACAGCACGGTCGCGATCGGCGCACAGCAGATCGTGATGACCAGCCAGCATCAGGGGAGGGGGGCGGGAATGATCGTGGATGTCGAGTCCGATATCGACGGCATCGCCCTGCGCGCCGATGACTTGAGCGGTGGCAGTGCGGCCTTGCGGCCGGGTCGCAACTTTATTCCCCTCACGGCTTACAAGAACAGCTCTGTGAGCTTCGACTTCGAAGGCAATGATGTGCCGGCAGCGTCCATCGAGCCGACGCGCACCCGTTATCACCTGAACAAGGGCGGCGTGGAGTACAGGAAGATACGTGTGATGAAAACCCTGACCGTGCTGGGCCGCCTGCTCGATCCTCACGGGCGTCCGCTCAAGGGGCACCACGTCATCAATCACGCCAGCCGTGGAGTGAGCGAAGTGGATGGATTCTTCTCCATGGAGATGAATGCAGGTTCACCGACCCTCGAAGTCCGCTACGCCGATCAATTGCTGTGCCAGTTCCGCCTCGATCCTGAACAGGGGCGGGTGGAAAACAACGTGCTGATGATCGGGGATCTGCGGTGCAGCCCCGACACCCTCGCCGATGCCACGTTCACTGATCAGAAGGCGGGCTGA
- a CDS encoding CS1 type fimbrial major subunit: MFKKIAFAAPLAVLALSSSVVFAAGEARHSISLVAHVPTNGFYVVPTDADLVNKDQDMSFSPITGTMKPVEGFFDVRNNNGSVHGSLEGVPKLIGGSSAIDLKVEFNGKVLTQTPQMVVGEAESDVNYRAPLRITASGTDFTPGDYTGAVTMMFDAVPPIGGAL, encoded by the coding sequence ATGTTCAAGAAAATCGCTTTCGCTGCTCCGCTGGCTGTTCTGGCTTTGAGCTCTTCCGTGGTCTTCGCCGCCGGTGAGGCACGTCACTCCATCAGCCTGGTGGCACATGTGCCGACCAATGGTTTCTATGTGGTGCCGACGGATGCTGATCTGGTCAACAAGGATCAGGACATGAGCTTCAGCCCGATCACCGGCACCATGAAACCGGTGGAAGGCTTCTTCGATGTGCGCAACAACAACGGTTCGGTTCACGGTTCCCTCGAAGGTGTGCCGAAACTGATCGGCGGTTCGAGCGCTATCGATCTGAAAGTCGAATTCAACGGCAAGGTGCTGACCCAGACTCCGCAAATGGTCGTGGGCGAAGCCGAGTCCGATGTGAACTATCGTGCGCCGTTGCGCATTACCGCTTCCGGCACCGACTTCACTCCGGGGGATTACACCGGCGCGGTCACCATGATGTTCGACGCGGTTCCTCCGATCGGCGGCGCGCTCTAA
- a CDS encoding PadR family transcriptional regulator has product MRDHHSPHRDHGDSRDGFEKRHGRERGGRGPRVFAPGDLKLLLLALIAEQPCHGYDLIRQIETMFDGAYSPSPGVIYPTLTFLEESEMITGDAEGGKKRYSVTEAGRQSLGEQAVALDGVRMRIDVSKRSLRGHDRPPEIHEAVHNLRHALQMHHGRWSPEEILRVRDLLNDTAKAIVDGPAVQSAPEKAE; this is encoded by the coding sequence ATGAGAGACCATCATTCCCCCCACCGCGACCACGGTGACAGCCGTGACGGCTTCGAAAAACGCCATGGCCGAGAGCGCGGCGGTCGCGGCCCGCGGGTATTCGCCCCCGGCGATCTGAAATTGCTGTTGCTGGCGCTGATCGCTGAACAGCCGTGCCACGGCTATGACCTGATCCGCCAGATCGAAACCATGTTCGACGGCGCCTACAGCCCCAGCCCCGGCGTGATCTACCCGACCCTGACGTTTCTCGAAGAAAGCGAAATGATCACCGGCGACGCCGAGGGCGGCAAAAAGCGCTACAGCGTCACCGAAGCCGGCCGCCAGTCCCTCGGCGAGCAAGCTGTGGCGCTGGACGGCGTGCGCATGCGCATCGACGTCAGCAAGCGCTCATTGCGCGGCCACGACCGGCCGCCGGAAATCCATGAAGCGGTGCACAACCTGCGACACGCCCTGCAAATGCACCACGGGCGCTGGAGCCCGGAAGAAATCCTGCGAGTGCGCGACCTGCTCAACGACACCGCCAAAGCCATCGTCGACGGCCCCGCCGTTCAATCTGCCCCGGAGAAAGCCGAATGA
- a CDS encoding siderophore-interacting protein, translating into MTEVQTQGIHRVMHEIKRRRLEVLRVVDLTPRMRRITLGGPELAGFVSLGTDDHVKLLFPQNAEQAAALETLVLGAGKSDVPMPPMRDYTPRRYDLDKLELDIDFVLHGDGPASTWAEQAKPGQFLHIGGPRGSMIVPDIFDSYLLIGDETALPAIARRLEGLAANRKALVVVEVENGKEQQILESAAQVNVIWVLREGGKDNLLATVKQLQVPKGNLYAWVATETKVSRQIRRVLLDEHGLDEQFVKAVGYWRAEGSEQE; encoded by the coding sequence ATGACTGAAGTCCAGACCCAAGGCATCCACCGTGTGATGCATGAAATCAAACGCCGCCGACTCGAGGTGTTGCGAGTGGTCGACCTGACCCCGCGCATGCGCCGCATAACCCTCGGCGGGCCGGAACTGGCAGGCTTCGTCAGCCTCGGTACCGACGATCACGTCAAACTGCTGTTCCCGCAGAACGCCGAACAGGCCGCCGCGCTGGAAACCCTGGTGCTGGGTGCCGGCAAGAGCGACGTGCCGATGCCGCCGATGCGCGACTACACCCCGCGCCGCTACGACCTCGACAAGCTTGAACTGGACATCGACTTCGTCCTGCACGGCGACGGCCCTGCCTCGACCTGGGCTGAACAGGCCAAGCCGGGGCAGTTCCTGCACATCGGCGGTCCGCGAGGCTCGATGATCGTGCCGGACATCTTCGACAGTTACCTGCTGATCGGCGACGAGACCGCCCTGCCCGCCATCGCCCGCCGCCTCGAAGGCCTGGCGGCCAATCGCAAGGCGCTGGTGGTGGTCGAAGTGGAAAACGGCAAGGAACAGCAAATCCTGGAAAGCGCGGCTCAGGTCAACGTGATCTGGGTCTTGCGCGAGGGGGGCAAAGACAATCTGCTGGCCACCGTCAAACAATTGCAGGTGCCCAAGGGCAATCTGTATGCGTGGGTGGCGACGGAAACCAAAGTCTCGCGGCAGATCCGCCGGGTGCTGCTCGATGAGCACGGGCTGGATGAGCAGTTCGTCAAAGCCGTCGGTTACTGGCGTGCCGAAGGCTCCGAGCAAGAGTGA
- a CDS encoding Pr6Pr family membrane protein: MNAVWRRRLITSAAVLGWAGLGIQLYLIFFARLSVGASLLGGLVSFFSYFTVITNTLVAVVLTCAVTDRESAARRWFLQPWVSSAIAVSIAVVGLAYSILLRHLWHPQGWQFIADELLHDVMPLVFLAYWWLCVPKGTLRLKHLPLWLIYPLVYFAYALLRGHLLGAYAYPFIDVALLGYPQVFVNAGGILAGFVLVALLVMGIDRWQGRRQ; encoded by the coding sequence ATGAACGCCGTATGGCGGCGACGCCTGATCACTTCGGCCGCGGTATTGGGCTGGGCCGGGCTGGGGATTCAGCTGTACCTGATTTTCTTCGCACGCCTGAGCGTCGGCGCCAGTCTGCTGGGCGGGCTGGTGAGTTTCTTCAGTTACTTCACCGTGATCACCAACACGTTGGTGGCGGTGGTGCTGACCTGCGCGGTGACCGATCGCGAATCCGCTGCACGGCGCTGGTTTCTGCAACCCTGGGTCAGCAGCGCGATTGCCGTGAGCATTGCCGTGGTGGGCCTGGCCTACAGCATTCTGCTGCGGCATCTGTGGCACCCGCAGGGCTGGCAGTTTATCGCTGACGAATTGCTCCACGACGTGATGCCGCTGGTGTTCCTGGCCTATTGGTGGCTGTGCGTGCCGAAGGGCACCCTGCGTCTGAAGCATCTGCCGCTGTGGCTGATTTATCCGCTGGTGTACTTCGCCTATGCGCTGCTGCGCGGGCATCTGCTGGGGGCTTACGCCTATCCGTTCATTGACGTGGCGCTGCTGGGGTATCCACAGGTATTCGTCAATGCCGGGGGGATTCTGGCGGGGTTTGTGCTGGTGGCGTTGCTGGTGATGGGAATCGACCGTTGGCAAGGGCGGCGCCAATAG
- a CDS encoding VF530 family DNA-binding protein has protein sequence MNDHNPDPLHGVTLEQILNALVTHYEWSGLAERIDIRCFKSDPTIKSSLTFLRKTPWAREKVERLYVKLMRTKRPL, from the coding sequence ATGAACGACCATAACCCCGATCCGCTGCACGGCGTGACCCTCGAACAGATCCTCAATGCACTGGTGACCCATTACGAATGGTCGGGGCTGGCCGAGCGCATCGACATTCGTTGCTTCAAGAGCGATCCGACCATCAAGTCGAGCCTGACCTTTTTGCGCAAGACGCCATGGGCGCGGGAAAAGGTCGAACGCCTGTACGTGAAGCTGATGCGCACCAAGCGTCCGCTCTGA
- a CDS encoding carbohydrate porin translates to MPDFPFSRDSAISTLRLLGGCTALGLATCTQAAPAFDSESPWMLGDWNGTRSELAAKGIDFKLDYTGEMGSNLHGGYDHDRTARYSDQWGLGTHLDLQKLLGWNDAEFQLTVTKRSGNNISNDRINDPRVGGFTSAQEVWGRGQTTRLTQMWYQQKFFDQKLHIKVGRFGEGEDFNSFPCDFQNLAFCGSQVGNWVGGIWYNWPVSQWALRVKYHLTPELYAQIGAYEQNPSNLDRGNGFKLSGNGTQGAILPIELVWKPKLNGLPGEYRAGYYYSNAKATDAYKDSNGQPAALSGEAYRSASSKHGVWLGVQQQITSVASDNSRGLSVFANGTMHDKKTNAIDNYVQAGVVYKGLFDARAKDDIGFALARVHVNPAYRKNAEATNQARAVYDYDDPSFLPPQDTEYSAELYYGVHVTNWLTVRPNLQYIRHPGGVDKVDDALIGGIKIQSSF, encoded by the coding sequence ATGCCCGATTTTCCGTTCTCCCGAGACAGCGCTATCTCCACGCTGCGCCTGCTCGGTGGCTGCACCGCTCTTGGCCTCGCCACCTGCACCCAGGCCGCCCCGGCCTTCGACAGTGAATCCCCGTGGATGCTCGGTGACTGGAACGGCACCCGCAGCGAACTCGCGGCAAAAGGTATCGACTTCAAGCTCGACTACACCGGCGAGATGGGCAGCAATCTGCACGGCGGCTACGATCACGACCGCACCGCGCGTTACAGCGATCAATGGGGCCTCGGCACGCATCTGGACCTGCAAAAACTGCTGGGCTGGAACGATGCCGAATTCCAGCTGACCGTGACCAAACGCAGTGGCAACAACATCAGCAACGACCGCATCAACGACCCGCGCGTCGGCGGTTTCACTTCCGCCCAGGAAGTCTGGGGTCGTGGCCAGACCACGCGCCTGACGCAGATGTGGTACCAGCAGAAATTCTTTGATCAGAAGCTCCACATCAAGGTCGGCCGCTTCGGTGAAGGCGAAGACTTCAACAGCTTCCCGTGCGACTTCCAGAACCTGGCGTTCTGCGGCTCGCAGGTCGGCAACTGGGTCGGCGGCATCTGGTACAACTGGCCGGTCAGCCAATGGGCGCTGCGCGTCAAATATCACCTGACGCCAGAGTTGTACGCGCAAATCGGCGCCTACGAGCAGAACCCGTCGAACCTTGACCGCGGCAACGGCTTCAAGCTCAGCGGCAACGGCACCCAGGGCGCGATCCTGCCGATCGAACTGGTGTGGAAACCGAAGCTCAACGGCCTGCCGGGCGAATACCGCGCCGGTTACTACTACAGCAACGCCAAGGCCACCGACGCCTATAAAGACAGCAACGGCCAGCCGGCGGCCCTGAGCGGCGAGGCCTATCGCAGCGCTTCGAGCAAACACGGCGTGTGGCTCGGCGTGCAGCAGCAGATCACCAGCGTCGCCAGCGACAATTCCCGCGGCTTGAGCGTGTTCGCCAACGGCACGATGCACGACAAGAAGACCAACGCCATCGACAACTACGTCCAGGCCGGCGTGGTCTACAAAGGCCTGTTCGACGCCCGCGCAAAAGACGACATCGGTTTCGCCCTGGCCCGCGTCCACGTCAACCCGGCCTACCGCAAGAACGCCGAAGCGACCAACCAGGCCCGTGCCGTCTATGACTACGACGATCCGTCCTTCCTGCCACCGCAGGACACCGAATACAGCGCCGAACTCTATTACGGCGTGCACGTCACCAACTGGCTGACCGTGCGCCCGAACCTGCAATACATCCGCCATCCGGGCGGTGTGGACAAGGTCGATGACGCGCTGATCGGCGGGATCAAGATTCAGTCGTCGTTCTAA
- a CDS encoding glucose/quinate/shikimate family membrane-bound PQQ-dependent dehydrogenase — translation MSTESASSRGRLLPSLLGILLLLMGLAMLAGGIKLSTLGGSLYYLLAGIGITLTGMLLLMRRRAALGLYAIVLFASTVWALWEVGLDWWQLVPRLALWFVLGFVMLLPWFRRPLLLAGPAPMGTGGLTVAVILAGVTALASLFTHPGETFGELGRDTADTTSTAPQMPDGDWQAYGRTEFGDRYSPLKQITPANVGKLQEAWRIQTGDLPTADDPVELTNENTPLKANGMLYACTAHSKVLALDPDTGKELWRFDPQIKSPVGFKGFAHMTCRGVSYYDEAAYAKSENAASAVISEAGKAVAQACPRRLYLPTADARLIALNADTGKICEGFGNKGVVDLTQGIGPFTPGGYYSTSPAAITRDLVIMGGHVTDNESTNEPSGVIRAYDVRDGHLVWNWDSNNPDATEPLAPGQTYSRNSANMWSLASVDEKLGMVFLPLGNQTPDQWGADRTPGAEKFSAGIVALDLATGKVRWNYQFTHHDLWDMDVGSQPTLLDMKTADGIKPALIAPTKQGSLYVLDRRDGTPIIPIREIPVPQGAVKGDHTAPTQARSDLNLLAPELTEKAMWGASPFDQMLCRIQFKELRYEGQYTPPSEQGSLIYPGNVGVFNWGGVSVDPVRQMLFTSPNYMAFVSKMVPREKVAAGSKRESETAGVQPNTGAPYAVIMHPFMSPLGVPCQAPAWGYVAGIDLTTGKVVWKRKNGTSRDSSPIPIGFTLGVPSMGGSIVTAGGVGFLSGTLDQYLRAYDVNTGKELWKSRLPAGGQATPMTYTGKDGKQYVLLVVGGHGSLGTKMGDYVIAYKLPE, via the coding sequence ATGAGCACCGAAAGTGCTTCGAGTCGAGGCCGTCTGCTTCCGAGCCTGCTCGGCATTCTGCTTCTACTGATGGGCCTGGCCATGCTGGCCGGGGGAATCAAGCTGAGCACGCTCGGCGGCTCGCTGTACTACCTGCTGGCCGGTATCGGCATCACGCTGACCGGCATGCTGCTGCTGATGCGCCGTCGCGCGGCACTGGGCCTGTACGCCATCGTGCTGTTTGCCAGCACCGTCTGGGCGCTGTGGGAAGTCGGTCTGGACTGGTGGCAACTGGTGCCGCGTCTGGCGCTGTGGTTCGTCCTCGGCTTCGTGATGCTGCTGCCATGGTTCCGTCGTCCGCTGCTGCTCGCAGGCCCGGCGCCGATGGGCACCGGCGGCCTGACCGTGGCCGTGATTCTGGCCGGCGTCACCGCCCTGGCCAGCCTGTTCACCCACCCGGGCGAAACCTTTGGCGAACTGGGTCGCGACACCGCCGACACCACCAGCACCGCCCCGCAAATGCCGGACGGCGACTGGCAGGCCTATGGCCGCACCGAATTCGGTGACCGTTACTCGCCACTCAAGCAGATCACTCCGGCCAACGTCGGCAAGCTGCAAGAAGCCTGGCGCATCCAGACCGGCGATCTGCCGACTGCTGATGACCCGGTGGAGCTGACCAACGAAAACACCCCGCTCAAAGCCAACGGCATGCTCTACGCCTGCACCGCCCACAGCAAAGTGCTGGCGCTGGACCCGGACACCGGCAAGGAACTGTGGCGCTTCGACCCGCAGATCAAGAGCCCGGTCGGCTTCAAGGGCTTCGCCCACATGACCTGCCGTGGCGTGTCGTACTACGACGAAGCCGCTTACGCCAAGTCTGAAAACGCTGCGTCCGCCGTCATCTCCGAGGCCGGCAAAGCCGTCGCCCAGGCATGCCCGCGTCGCCTGTACCTGCCAACCGCCGATGCTCGCCTGATCGCACTGAACGCCGACACCGGCAAAATCTGCGAAGGCTTCGGCAACAAAGGCGTGGTCGACCTGACTCAAGGCATCGGCCCGTTCACCCCGGGTGGCTACTACTCCACCTCGCCAGCCGCGATCACTCGCGATCTGGTGATCATGGGCGGTCACGTTACCGATAACGAATCGACCAACGAGCCGTCCGGCGTGATCCGCGCCTACGACGTGCGCGACGGTCATCTGGTATGGAACTGGGACAGCAACAACCCGGACGCCACCGAACCCTTGGCTCCAGGCCAGACCTACAGCCGCAACTCGGCCAACATGTGGTCGCTGGCCAGCGTCGATGAAAAACTCGGCATGGTCTTCCTGCCACTGGGCAACCAGACACCGGACCAATGGGGCGCCGACCGCACTCCAGGCGCCGAGAAATTCAGCGCCGGCATCGTCGCGCTGGACCTGGCCACCGGTAAAGTGCGCTGGAACTACCAGTTCACCCACCACGACCTGTGGGACATGGACGTCGGCAGCCAGCCAACCCTGCTGGACATGAAAACCGCCGACGGCATCAAGCCTGCGCTGATCGCCCCGACCAAACAGGGCAGCCTGTACGTACTCGACCGTCGCGACGGCACACCGATCATCCCGATCCGCGAGATCCCGGTTCCGCAAGGCGCCGTGAAAGGCGACCACACCGCACCGACCCAGGCCCGTTCGGACCTGAACCTGCTGGCCCCGGAACTCACCGAAAAAGCCATGTGGGGCGCCAGCCCGTTCGACCAGATGCTGTGCCGCATCCAGTTCAAGGAACTGCGCTACGAAGGCCAATACACGCCTCCGTCGGAACAGGGCAGCCTGATCTATCCGGGTAACGTCGGCGTGTTCAACTGGGGCGGCGTCTCGGTCGACCCGGTTCGCCAGATGCTGTTCACCAGCCCGAACTACATGGCCTTCGTCTCGAAAATGGTGCCTCGCGAAAAAGTCGCGGCCGGCAGCAAACGCGAGAGCGAAACCGCTGGCGTGCAACCGAACACCGGCGCGCCATACGCGGTGATCATGCACCCGTTCATGTCGCCACTGGGCGTACCGTGCCAGGCCCCGGCCTGGGGCTACGTCGCCGGTATCGACCTGACCACCGGCAAAGTCGTCTGGAAACGCAAAAACGGCACCAGCCGCGACAGCTCGCCAATCCCGATCGGCTTCACCCTGGGCGTGCCAAGCATGGGCGGCTCGATCGTGACTGCCGGCGGCGTCGGCTTCCTCAGCGGCACCCTGGACCAGTACCTGCGCGCCTACGACGTGAACACGGGTAAAGAGCTGTGGAAATCGCGTCTGCCTGCGGGTGGTCAAGCGACTCCGATGACCTACACCGGCAAGGACGGCAAGCAATACGTCCTGCTCGTAGTGGGTGGTCACGGCTCGCTGGGCACCAAGATGGGTGACTATGTGATTGCTTACAAACTGCCGGAATAA
- a CDS encoding DUF6124 family protein, which yields MKKPTPNPPESNDASPYESPDSKKLHDAAERALDHYLKPNATTLRFHKPSTMFQVAPDQDSESLLVHACESLAQASLMTSDIASHIDLPQRRTILAIQQIIMLAELAVNRVLDNVEVSRYPA from the coding sequence ATGAAAAAACCAACACCCAATCCCCCCGAATCAAACGACGCATCGCCCTACGAATCGCCAGATTCCAAAAAACTCCACGACGCCGCCGAGCGCGCGCTCGACCACTACCTGAAACCCAACGCCACCACCCTGCGCTTCCATAAACCCAGCACCATGTTCCAGGTCGCACCCGATCAGGACAGCGAAAGCCTGCTGGTCCACGCCTGCGAATCACTGGCACAGGCCAGCCTCATGACCAGTGACATCGCCTCACACATCGACCTCCCGCAACGGCGGACAATCCTGGCCATTCAGCAAATCATCATGCTGGCCGAGCTGGCGGTGAACCGGGTGCTGGACAATGTCGAGGTCAGTCGATATCCGGCGTAA